The Bacillota bacterium genome contains the following window.
CAAAAGCAAATGAGAGACAAAGCAATCCAAGCCCCAGAACAGACGCCAGGATGAAGTTCCGAGCTATCTTAAACAATATCCTCTCCCCCCTTGGAACACATCCACCATCATGGCCTAACGGCCATACTTGTTTACTGGTAAAACATATTCCAAGGGGATGAGAGATATTACCCGCTCCGATCTTCCAGCTTCAATCTATCTAGCCCATATAGATATCATCGAAAAAGCTCTTTCCGGCCAAATCCCCCGCTGCTCCCGCTATTCCGAGAAGATCACATATGGTCTTGCCTGCATCTGCGAGACTCGACCTTGTCCCGAGGGAGATTCCCCTCTTTATACGTTTTCCTGTCACCATGATGGGAACATACTCCCTGGAATGGTCAGTGCTCTCAGTTGTGGGGTCGCATCCATGGTCAGCGGTCACCATCAGGACATCGCCCTCCCTCATAGCGTCGATGAGACCCGAGAGGCGTCTGTCCAGGTCCATGAGCGCTCTGGCGAAACCCCCGCTGTCATTTCTATGTCCATACAGGCTGTCAAAATCTACGCAATTTGTAAAAACGAGACCTTGATAAGGTCCGTCAGTCGCGATGCGCAGCGTCTCTTCCATGCTCTCGTCGCTGGATCCGGTGTGATAAGACTCGGTAAGGCCTCGATGGGCAAAAATATCCTCGATTTTCCCGACTCCGACCACAGGGAACCCACCCTGGGCAATGAAATCAAGCATGGTCTTTTGTGGTGGCGCGACAGAAAAATCCCTGCGCCTCTCAGTTCTCCTGAAACTCCCAGGCGATCCCGTAAATGGCCTTGCGATGACCCGTCCCACATTATGCTCGCCGGTGAGAATTTCCCTGGCGATGCGGCAAATCCTGTATAATTCTTCAACAGGGATGACATCCTCATGGGCGGCGATCTGGAAGACACTGTCGGCAGAAGTGTAGACTATGGGCTGCCCTGTGCGGATATGTTCTTCCCCCAGTTCCTTGATGATTTCTGTGCCAGATGCGGGCTTATTGCCGAGCACCCTGCGGCCTATTGCCTTTTCAAAGGTTGAGATGACTTCGCTTGGGAACCCATGAGGATATGTAGGGAATGGCCTATCCAGGATGATGCCGCTGATCTCCCAATGCCCTGTGGTTGTATCCTTACCTGGTGAGATTTCAGCCATCCTGCCGTAGCAGCCCGAAGGCGACGAAGCCGCCCTGACTCCCTGGATGCTGCTTCCACCCATCTCTGCGATGTTCCCGATCCCGAGGCTTTCCAACGTAGGGATGCGGACCCCACCTACACTTCTTGCCATATTTACCAAGGTATTACTTCCGGCATCACCGTACCTTTCCGCGTCAGGCAGCGCCCCGATCCCCACTCCATCCATTATTATCAAGAAAACCCGGTCTACGGGAGCCTTTGCTCCAGGATTCATTTTCGATTGCATGAGAATCTCTCCTGACTATGCTCTCGGATGAGCTCTATCATATATCTCCTTAAGTTTTCCACGAGTAAGATGAGTATATATCTGAGTCGTAGAAATATCTTGATGCCCCAACATCTCCTGGACGGAACGGAGATCCGCTCCACCCTCCAGAAGATGGGTCGCGAATGAATGCCTGAAGGTATGAGGAGTGACACGGCGCTCCACGCCTGCGCCCTTTACATACTGTTTCAGTATCTTCCAGAACCCCTGCCGGGTAAGACGTCCTCCGCGTCTATTGAGAAAAAGAGCCTCTGTACCACGTTTTTTGGCCAGAACCGGCCTGGCGACGCGGAGGTAGATCTCCAACCATTCGACAGCTGCTTGGCCAAGAGGTATGATCCTTTCCCTAGACCCCTTACCAATACACTTCACATACCCCATATCTGTATTCACATCGCCTAAATCAAGGGAGATGAGTTCCGAGACCCGCATGCCTGTGGCATAGAGGAGCTCGAGCATGGCCCTGTCTCGGATGGCCCAGGTCTGGTCCGGCCGGGGGGCGGATACGATTTCTTGCGCCTCTTCTACGGTGAGGACCTGAGGAAGGTATTTCTCCTTCTTAGGGGATTCGATGTGGAGCGTCGGGTCTATTTCTATGTTATATTCAGCAGTGTAAAATTTGAAAAAGGACTTGATAGCCGCAAGGGCCCTGATGATCGTGGAAGTCACCTTCCCCTGGCCTTTCAGGAAGGCGAGATAATCCAGGATGTCTTCTTGAGTTGCATCCTCGATAGCCGTCTTTGGCTCTCGTTTTGAGAGATAGTTTGCCAGTCCGTGGAGATCTCTTTCATAAGCCTGAATAGTGTTCGCTGCGAGCCCTCTTTCAACTGCCAGGAATGATAGAAATTCTGTGATATATCTATTTCCTTCGCATCCTCTAGACCCATCCATTCAAAGATGCCTTCCTTGTCCGATGTTTCCGAGACAAAAGAAGGCTTCTACATTACATCCATTTTTCCTGCGGAGTGCCATCACATAAAAATGCACCGATTGGTCGTCACAATGCAGGAGCCCTCGAGTATGACACCATCACACGAGGACCCCCAATATGGAACGAAGCAGGACAGGAGTGAGATATACTTCTATGGCGGCTGCGATGGCCACAACTAGGATCATCATGGCTGAAATCAGGATGGTTGAAATGAAGGCCTGGCGGAGCGATACATCAGTCTTAAAGAGTTTCACAGAAATCCAGGCCCAGGTGAATGTGAGCGATTCTGCCCCGATTATGATGATGGCCGGTACTTGCAGCACACTGTGCGGGAGCAAGGCGGAGCAGGCCATCAGTGCTCCTTTCAGGGCCATTTCATCCACCATCAACCCCACGGTGAATCCTATGCCAAATCCATGGATGAAAAGCATAACTGGTATAACCGGAGCGCCGATCACAGAGATGCCTGCCACGACCATGGTCATCGCTTTCTGAAGGGGGGATAGGAATGCCTCCCGGGCTCCGCGAATAGTGGCTATATGTGGCTTCTCAAGAAAATACCTGACAAAGGTGTAGAGATATCCTCGGAGTTCATACCTCTGGGCGGAGTCGATAATCCTCACGGCGATAGCTCCAAATATGACTCCCATGGTAAAGAGCACGCATGCTATCGTATATGGGCCGGGCCGCGACTTGACATGCCGATATATGAAATCCTTCAGTTCATCGCGAAATGGCATTCTCCTCACCCCTCTCCACATGCTTATTCAGTAGAGGGACGGGCTATGACAGGCATGTATTGGTGAGCGAAGACAAGTTGTGCGTATAGATCTGGAATCATCGGCATATTATTAATTGCGTGTGAAAGGAGGAAGGAAATTGGCTCAGATGGCTGTTACTCCCAAGGGATTGTTTGCCAGCGGCAAAGTCCGCGATGTATCAAAAAGCATAGAGGTCCTGATCGGATCCAGGCCTCTCAGATTATCAGATCTGCTGGAGTCTTTGGGAAAGGATCCTGACGGCGTGAAATCCGGCCGCGGCGCTCGCAAGAAAGAATTCCCGATCTTCTGAGACCTTCCTGCCCATGGTGCTGAGCTCGACGCCATTTTCCCTAAGAAACTCCAGGGCTGGAGCGCCATCTTCTTCGATCACTTGATGTTTGTCTAGAAGGCCCTCATTCTGCAAAGCGGCAAACACCATCTGGCGCTTGGGTCCGTCGAGGATTGGCAGGCATAAGATCACTCTCACAAGGATGATATCCTTAAGTATTGTAATCGTGTGATGGCTTACCCCCACATGTCGTTTTCTAGGATCTGCAAAGCTGATGCGAGGCGCCAGCAGCGGAATTCCGCCCATGGCATGGACAGCATTGGCCGTCTCGCCCTGTTCGACACCTGTAAATCCGTACTTTGTCCCAGTGCCGACGATTCCAGGGCCCATGGCTACCACAGTCACATCCGCCTTGGCAGCGCTCTTTGCGATGGCGAGACCGCTATGAACATTTACGGCCTCGTGTTCCCCGCCAAAGGCATGGCCTGCAGTGATGGTTGTATCGATGAGGCCCTTTGCGCGAAGCTCCCTCACAGTCCTGCTGTATGTTATAGGCAATGCCCCGCCATCGGTCATGAGATATGCGACTTTGGCCTTTCCCTTTGATCCGAGCTTTATAGCAGCGCAAGCTGGAGCTACCATGCTGTGTAGCTCGAGGATGACCACCGGCATCCCGCAAAGGCCATGAAAGTCCATGATATCCTGGCGATATGGACTTCCCTCTTCCTCATCGCAGAAACATTTCACTTGCAATGGGGTGTATCGCAGCTTCATGATATGGCCCCGAGGATCAGGATCCAGCAGGTCATTACCTTCGGCAAAGATAACGAAGTGGGCGCCACCTGTCCCGAGCCCCAGATGAACGGCGGTAGTATTGAGGATGATATCCTGACCCTTGTGTAATGGGCCGGTCAGGAAATCATAATTTATCGCCTTTTCCCGACGTCCTTCGACCAGGACAATGACAGTGGTGACCCCATCGCTTTGTTCCAGGATCTCCTCTACTTTGCCACGTCTTATGCGAATCATATACATCGCCTGAGATATTATAACACTTTTGCAGGACAGAATTTCCTTTTTGCAGGCATCAGGATAGAATATATTTTGGGCAATATATGTATCGGTGAATGAAAGAGGTGTTCTTTATGAGAGGCAGTAACACGCTCGTAACTTCGCTCGTAGTTGTTTTGATCATCGTGGGGCTGGTAGCCACAATAGCCTACATGGTATCAACGGATACCCGCCTCAGGAAGGATCTGAGCCTCCTGAAAACGGAGCGGGACAAGCTCGTGGAGAGAGTAGACGACCTCGAGACCAGGGTCAAATCTCTTGAGAGGCGGGTGCCCAGCCTCACATCGTCCAAGGTGACCCTGTATTTCGCCCGTTCCACGGAAAAAGATATCTTTTTGCAGCCGGTGCCAACCACTGTCCAGACCACGGAAAATCTCCCAAAGGCCGCGCTGGAAGCGCTCGCCAAGGGTCCACCACCTGGATCTGGACTTTCCCCCACCCTGCCTCCTGATACGCGAGTGCTGGGAGTGACTGTTAAGGATGGCACGGCATTTGCAGATTTTAGCTCTGACATTCGCGCCAAATTCCCTGGCGGAAGCCGAACTGAAGAAGTCCTGGTGTATTCGATAGTGAATACCCTCACGAGCCTCCCGGGTATCAGCAAGGTCCAGATCCTTATAGATGGCAGGAAGACCGAGACCATAGGAGGCCATATGGGAATAGCCGTGCCCTTGTCAAAAGATGAAAGCCTAGTGCGCAGGTAGGGGCTGGCCTCTTTCCGCCATTCCCCAACCTTGTTGCAATGCCTTTTTGTTAAGTGGTATCAAGTGATGGCGGCGGGAGGAAAGGACCTTGCCCAATGAGTCTTCAATGGACTGCATGCTCACAACACCGGTCTTGGCCAGGTATGCGCCCAGGAGCACCATGTTGGCCACCCTGATTTCGCCCAGATCATTGGCTATCTTGTTTGCGGGCAGGGCAATGATCTCTATGTCACTGCGCTCCGGGCCTTCATCGATGAGGGAACTATCATAGAGGATGAGCCCGCCTGGTTTGAGAGATGACTCAAACCGCAGGAGCGATGGCCTATTCAAAACTATCAAGCTGTCCGCTTCTGTCACAATAGGGGATGCGATTTCATCAGAAGATATTATCACGGAGCAATTAGCTGTGCCTCCCCGCATCTCAGGCCCATACGACGGGATCCATGACACCATCTTGCCCTCGAGCGTCCCGGCGAACGCGAGAAGTTGTCCCATCACCATGATTCCCTGGCCGCCAAAACCAGCTATTATGAGTTCCTCATGCATTCATGACACCCTCCCCGTGCGACACGAATTCTCCAAGAGGGTAGTATTGCTGCATTTTTTCATCCACCCACCTCAATGCCTCCACAGGTGTCATACCCCAGCATGTCGGGCATGATGACAGGAATTCCACCAAGCTGAATCCCTTGCCTTCTAACTGGGACTGGAACGCCCGTTTTACCGCGCGCTTGGCCTTCGCCACGTTGGCTGGGGAAGTCAAGGACACCCTGGCGATATAAGAGGGGCCATTTAATGTAGAAAGGAGCTCGCACATCCTGATCGGATACCCTGCGATCTTGGGATCCCGGCCCATTGGAGAAGTGGTAGTCTTTTGGCCAGGCAGGGTCGTAGGCGCCATCTGTCCCCCTGTCATGCCGTAGATGGCATTGTTGACGAAGATCACGGTGATATTCTCCCCTCGCGTCGCGGCGTGAATAATCTCTGCAGTGCCTATGGATGCAAGGTCTCCATCACCTTGGTAGCAGAAGACGACCCGGTCAGGCAATACTCGCTTGACACCGGTGGCCACCGCGGGGGCACGCCCGTGTGATGCCTCGATCATGTCGCAATTGAAGTAATTATAGGCAAAGACCGCACACCCCACCGGCGCGATTCCTATCGTGCGATCTAATATATCGAATTCGTCTATGGCTTCGGCCACGATCCTATGGATGATACCATGAGTACAGCCGGGGCAATAATGAGTCTCGGCCTCGGTGAGGGCCTTTGGGCGGCCAAATACTTTATGCATAGCTCACACCCCGCCTTCCGCGATTTTGCAGACTTGCTGGAATAGCTCCTCCGGGGTGGGGATCATCCCTCCGGAGCGGCCATAGAAATAAACCGGCTTCTTACCCTCCACAGCAAGTCGCGCATCCTCAACCATCTGCCCCATGCTCATCTCAGCCACAAGAAATGCCCGAACCCTATCGGCCAGGCTGTTCAATGGGCGCAGTGGGAAAGGATAAAGGGTTATGGGCCTGAAGAGTCCGGCAAGTATGCCCGCCTTCCTGGCCCTGTGGACTGCTGACTTTGCGATGCGAGCGGTTGTCCCATAGGCTACGATGACTATATTCGCGTCTTCTGTCATGTATTCCTCATGTCTTACAAGCTCCTTGCAAAGTCTTTCATATTTTTCTGCAAGTCGAATATTGAGCTGCTCCAACCTCTCTGGGTTCAATTCGAGAGAGGTGATTATATTCCGTTCCCTGCCTCTGGCGCCTGTTGTAGCCCATGGCTTGGGCATAGGCGCTGCATCTCCACCCTCCCTGAATTCTACAGGCTCCATCATCTGCCCCAGCACCCCATCCCCCAGCACCATGACAGGATTTCGATATTTATCGGCTATATCAAAGGCGTCCATCATGACATCCGCCAATTCCTGCACAGAATTGGGACCTAGGACAACCAGCCTGTAATCCCCGTGACCCCCGCCCTTGGTTGCCTGGAGATAATCGGATTGCGCCGGCTGAATTCCGCCAAGGCCAGGACCGCCCCTCACCATATTGACTATTACGCAAGGCAATTCACAGGCTGCGATATATGATATCCCTTCCTGCATCAGGCTTATCCCAGGGCTGGAGGAAGATGTCATCACTCTAGCCCCGGCGCAGGCAGCTCCGTAAACCATGTGACTCGCCGCCACTTCGCTCTCTGCCTGCACAAAGACTCCGCCCACCTCGGGCAGCCTTTTTGCCATGTACTCAGCCACTTCATTCTGAGGCGTGATAGGATACCCGAAGAAATATCGACAACCGGCTCGTATCGCAGCCTCAGCCAGGGCCTCATTGCCTTTCATGAGTAATCTTTCGCCCATCCGGGCGCGCCTCCCTCCATGTAAGTCCGCCAGTACAAAGGTATTCTGCGCCTATACCTGAAAATCTGGGAACTCCACCACTAGACTTTTATACCCTGTAAACCTCTATGGCCACGTCCGGGCACATTATGCCGCAGATCCCGCAGCTTGTGCACTTTTCCTCATTCGTCAAGGTAGCTGGATGATGACCTTTGGCATTGAAACGGTCAGACATGGTGAGGGCGCCTTTCGGGCAAAAATGAATGCAAAGACCGCATCCCTTGCACCTATCCTCATCAATTATGACCTTGGACATGACTTCGGCCCCCTCTTTCGCATAAAACATTAGCTTTCCATCACCCCTGCCAATTCGGACTGACCAGGAGTCCGCCTCTCCCTATAATACCGCTAAAATTCTGTAGGGTAAAGCAGCTCCTGTCAAAATAAAAAAGGGGGACGAATTCCCCTTTTCTTTGAGACCTGGCAGACGAAGCCGGAGATTATCGGCGAAAAGGCTTCCGCCTCGAATCATTATCCCTGTGACGTCTATCGGCCGCAGCCAGAACTGCCTCAGGTTCTGGTGGCAAAGCTTCTTTTCGAGAGAGGTTTATTCTGCCCTGTCTATCTATGTCAACGACCTTCACAAGGACGGGATCTCCGACTTTCACTACATCCTCGACCCGGCTCACCCGCTCCCTTGCCAGCTCAGAGATATGAACGAGCCCTTCCTTGCCAGGCAGGATCTCTACAAAGGCCCCGAAGTTCATGATCCTGGTCACAGTGCCAGTGTAGATCTTGCCGACCTCTACATCGGCTGTAAGAGACTGGATCATCTCCCTCGCTTTCATACCGGCTTCAA
Protein-coding sequences here:
- a CDS encoding phosphopentomutase, translated to MNPGAKAPVDRVFLIIMDGVGIGALPDAERYGDAGSNTLVNMARSVGGVRIPTLESLGIGNIAEMGGSSIQGVRAASSPSGCYGRMAEISPGKDTTTGHWEISGIILDRPFPTYPHGFPSEVISTFEKAIGRRVLGNKPASGTEIIKELGEEHIRTGQPIVYTSADSVFQIAAHEDVIPVEELYRICRIAREILTGEHNVGRVIARPFTGSPGSFRRTERRRDFSVAPPQKTMLDFIAQGGFPVVGVGKIEDIFAHRGLTESYHTGSSDESMEETLRIATDGPYQGLVFTNCVDFDSLYGHRNDSGGFARALMDLDRRLSGLIDAMREGDVLMVTADHGCDPTTESTDHSREYVPIMVTGKRIKRGISLGTRSSLADAGKTICDLLGIAGAAGDLAGKSFFDDIYMG
- the xerD gene encoding site-specific tyrosine recombinase XerD encodes the protein MDGSRGCEGNRYITEFLSFLAVERGLAANTIQAYERDLHGLANYLSKREPKTAIEDATQEDILDYLAFLKGQGKVTSTIIRALAAIKSFFKFYTAEYNIEIDPTLHIESPKKEKYLPQVLTVEEAQEIVSAPRPDQTWAIRDRAMLELLYATGMRVSELISLDLGDVNTDMGYVKCIGKGSRERIIPLGQAAVEWLEIYLRVARPVLAKKRGTEALFLNRRGGRLTRQGFWKILKQYVKGAGVERRVTPHTFRHSFATHLLEGGADLRSVQEMLGHQDISTTQIYTHLTRGKLKEIYDRAHPRA
- the spoIIM gene encoding stage II sporulation protein M — its product is MPFRDELKDFIYRHVKSRPGPYTIACVLFTMGVIFGAIAVRIIDSAQRYELRGYLYTFVRYFLEKPHIATIRGAREAFLSPLQKAMTMVVAGISVIGAPVIPVMLFIHGFGIGFTVGLMVDEMALKGALMACSALLPHSVLQVPAIIIIGAESLTFTWAWISVKLFKTDVSLRQAFISTILISAMMILVVAIAAAIEVYLTPVLLRSILGVLV
- a CDS encoding DUF3866 family protein, which encodes MIRIRRGKVEEILEQSDGVTTVIVLVEGRREKAINYDFLTGPLHKGQDIILNTTAVHLGLGTGGAHFVIFAEGNDLLDPDPRGHIMKLRYTPLQVKCFCDEEEGSPYRQDIMDFHGLCGMPVVILELHSMVAPACAAIKLGSKGKAKVAYLMTDGGALPITYSRTVRELRAKGLIDTTITAGHAFGGEHEAVNVHSGLAIAKSAAKADVTVVAMGPGIVGTGTKYGFTGVEQGETANAVHAMGGIPLLAPRISFADPRKRHVGVSHHTITILKDIILVRVILCLPILDGPKRQMVFAALQNEGLLDKHQVIEEDGAPALEFLRENGVELSTMGRKVSEDREFFLASAAAGFHAVRILSQRLQQI
- a CDS encoding spore gernimation protein gives rise to the protein MRGSNTLVTSLVVVLIIVGLVATIAYMVSTDTRLRKDLSLLKTERDKLVERVDDLETRVKSLERRVPSLTSSKVTLYFARSTEKDIFLQPVPTTVQTTENLPKAALEALAKGPPPGSGLSPTLPPDTRVLGVTVKDGTAFADFSSDIRAKFPGGSRTEEVLVYSIVNTLTSLPGISKVQILIDGRKTETIGGHMGIAVPLSKDESLVRR
- a CDS encoding 2-oxoacid:acceptor oxidoreductase family protein, with translation MHEELIIAGFGGQGIMVMGQLLAFAGTLEGKMVSWIPSYGPEMRGGTANCSVIISSDEIASPIVTEADSLIVLNRPSLLRFESSLKPGGLILYDSSLIDEGPERSDIEIIALPANKIANDLGEIRVANMVLLGAYLAKTGVVSMQSIEDSLGKVLSSRRHHLIPLNKKALQQGWGMAERGQPLPAH
- a CDS encoding 2-oxoglutarate oxidoreductase, with translation MHKVFGRPKALTEAETHYCPGCTHGIIHRIVAEAIDEFDILDRTIGIAPVGCAVFAYNYFNCDMIEASHGRAPAVATGVKRVLPDRVVFCYQGDGDLASIGTAEIIHAATRGENITVIFVNNAIYGMTGGQMAPTTLPGQKTTTSPMGRDPKIAGYPIRMCELLSTLNGPSYIARVSLTSPANVAKAKRAVKRAFQSQLEGKGFSLVEFLSSCPTCWGMTPVEALRWVDEKMQQYYPLGEFVSHGEGVMNA
- a CDS encoding 3-methyl-2-oxobutanoate dehydrogenase subunit VorB; this encodes MGERLLMKGNEALAEAAIRAGCRYFFGYPITPQNEVAEYMAKRLPEVGGVFVQAESEVAASHMVYGAACAGARVMTSSSSPGISLMQEGISYIAACELPCVIVNMVRGGPGLGGIQPAQSDYLQATKGGGHGDYRLVVLGPNSVQELADVMMDAFDIADKYRNPVMVLGDGVLGQMMEPVEFREGGDAAPMPKPWATTGARGRERNIITSLELNPERLEQLNIRLAEKYERLCKELVRHEEYMTEDANIVIVAYGTTARIAKSAVHRARKAGILAGLFRPITLYPFPLRPLNSLADRVRAFLVAEMSMGQMVEDARLAVEGKKPVYFYGRSGGMIPTPEELFQQVCKIAEGGV
- a CDS encoding 4Fe-4S binding protein — its product is MSKVIIDEDRCKGCGLCIHFCPKGALTMSDRFNAKGHHPATLTNEEKCTSCGICGIMCPDVAIEVYRV